A stretch of Paenibacillus mucilaginosus 3016 DNA encodes these proteins:
- a CDS encoding response regulator, with protein sequence MYFHITAFSRLALTALLLLVLAAAGAGLLGFLPVPPASSGGYDLGMRDGGWSVHIGDLPVQAGRAPDESAADWKPWNEAVPQYEGKRYTGYLWLKRPLPAGDWKHPVLYVRDLAAYEVYLGAQPLDSSFSLLELQASGPSLRQTSSGSGSPGSGTLLVRSYQDAKGIQLGHLSIGSERDVWLGLFRRDLNHLAPGTLFLGAAVTGCLLYLRRRTKPAYLYFALLAGSAAFGTLLTTEMAALFLLDRLQELALLALPAGGCALFALLDSFCGSGPLRLRRWMSRSMLGLLAISLAASLWDRVLYKDTITLVFPLLFLVCLLLSAWLTVQSYRSSRERSDAWLLAGYGVGALALVLSVLTRLLPGTWRDAGVPSLGDAADGIFLTVLLFLVCLGMMLLQRSSEAYIRAERFLEEFQRQNHMLAAAGRLNEERLAIASRELQAPLNGIIGLAESLLDGAAGPLNRTARSSLELAVSSGKRLSCLTRDLIDFSLAKHPQPLRRTEVEVGRSIRLALDVFTPLAAKKGVALTASLPAGLPAASAEESRLEQILYALLGQALAFTSAGEIGVKAGSRDGFIEVTVFGTGVGLQKEARERIQLAFGTDTVPAERASHEGEPALSLTRTLVEGYGGTLEDRQGLDRILFRFTLPMWERTPGVVSSPIDGERLVRTAGIHADPSLEASVFSAAQGRQEVSAGRHSGAPGLPADSRSHHAFRPAARILIVDEDPVNLQVLGNLLALQPYTIVQAASGPEALASITAEKPDLLLIDLMMPRMTGYDIIRHIRRLYKATELPILLVTDKDRVDGLVEGFEAGANDCVTKPVVKKELLARIEQQLQLYRMHRSLEMQMEERTLAHEETKLRLQESMRETAEAVAELSVAEERGRAAREIHDIVGHTLTTTVVQIEAAKRLIAKNDEKGFQKLDVSQELVRKSLNEIRHSVHMLSASTADYDLAAALRQLLHDTQDTSGIEVEHRISPMPPLSALQKKVIYHALQEGLANGMRHGDSRRFRFRLTQEERELHFLLTNDGRPYTGAPMGYGLTAMKERVQQLGGSMNLSAGDLDGCRLDIVLPVD encoded by the coding sequence ATGTACTTCCATATCACCGCCTTTTCCCGGCTGGCCCTGACCGCCCTGCTGCTCCTTGTCCTGGCCGCCGCCGGCGCAGGCCTGCTCGGGTTCCTTCCGGTGCCGCCGGCTTCGTCCGGCGGATACGACCTGGGCATGAGGGACGGAGGCTGGTCCGTTCATATCGGGGATCTTCCGGTGCAGGCGGGCCGGGCACCCGACGAATCCGCAGCGGACTGGAAGCCCTGGAACGAGGCAGTCCCGCAGTATGAGGGCAAGCGGTATACCGGGTACCTGTGGCTGAAGCGCCCCCTTCCGGCCGGCGATTGGAAGCATCCCGTGCTGTACGTCCGGGACCTGGCTGCTTATGAGGTCTATCTGGGCGCGCAGCCGCTCGACAGCTCCTTTTCTCTCCTGGAGCTCCAGGCCTCCGGGCCGTCGCTGCGGCAGACCTCTTCCGGCTCCGGCAGCCCCGGCAGCGGAACGCTCCTCGTCCGGAGCTATCAGGACGCCAAGGGAATTCAGCTGGGCCATCTGTCCATCGGCAGTGAACGGGACGTATGGCTCGGGCTCTTCCGCCGCGATCTGAACCACCTGGCACCCGGCACACTGTTCCTGGGTGCTGCGGTTACAGGCTGTCTTCTGTATCTCCGCCGCCGCACGAAGCCTGCTTACTTGTACTTCGCCCTTCTCGCCGGCTCAGCCGCCTTCGGCACGCTGCTCACCACGGAGATGGCCGCTCTGTTCCTTCTTGACCGGCTTCAGGAGCTCGCCCTCCTTGCCCTGCCCGCGGGCGGCTGTGCGCTGTTCGCCCTGCTCGATTCGTTCTGCGGCAGCGGTCCGCTGCGTTTGCGCCGATGGATGAGCCGCAGCATGCTCGGCCTTCTTGCCATCAGCCTCGCGGCATCCCTTTGGGACCGCGTGTTGTATAAAGATACCATCACCCTGGTCTTTCCGCTCCTGTTCCTGGTCTGTCTCCTGCTGTCGGCCTGGCTCACAGTGCAGTCCTACCGCAGCTCCAGGGAGAGGTCGGACGCCTGGCTGCTGGCCGGTTATGGCGTAGGCGCTCTCGCTCTCGTACTGTCCGTGCTGACCCGCCTTCTTCCGGGCACCTGGCGTGATGCCGGTGTTCCATCGCTGGGAGATGCGGCCGACGGAATTTTTCTGACGGTTCTGCTTTTCCTCGTCTGTCTGGGCATGATGCTCCTCCAGCGCTCTTCAGAGGCTTACATCCGGGCTGAACGCTTCCTGGAGGAATTCCAGCGCCAGAATCACATGCTGGCTGCAGCCGGACGGCTGAACGAAGAACGTCTGGCGATAGCCTCGCGGGAGCTGCAGGCGCCGCTGAACGGCATTATCGGCCTGGCGGAATCGCTGCTGGACGGCGCTGCCGGACCCCTGAACCGGACGGCCCGCAGCTCCCTGGAGCTTGCGGTCTCCAGCGGCAAACGTCTCTCCTGCCTGACGCGGGATCTGATCGACTTCTCCCTGGCGAAGCATCCCCAGCCGCTGCGGCGCACGGAGGTCGAAGTGGGCCGCTCCATCCGCCTCGCGCTCGACGTGTTCACTCCGCTGGCCGCCAAAAAGGGCGTCGCCCTGACCGCCTCCCTGCCTGCCGGCCTCCCTGCCGCGTCTGCAGAGGAGAGCCGCCTGGAGCAGATTCTCTACGCCCTGCTCGGTCAGGCGCTTGCCTTCACCTCCGCTGGCGAGATCGGCGTGAAGGCCGGTTCGCGGGACGGCTTTATCGAGGTGACCGTGTTCGGCACCGGGGTGGGGCTGCAGAAGGAGGCACGGGAGAGGATCCAGCTGGCCTTCGGAACGGATACGGTGCCTGCAGAGCGGGCATCACACGAAGGAGAGCCTGCGCTTTCCCTGACCCGAACCCTCGTGGAAGGCTACGGGGGCACACTTGAGGACCGACAGGGGCTGGACCGTATCCTTTTCCGCTTCACCCTCCCCATGTGGGAGAGGACTCCAGGGGTGGTTTCTTCTCCGATTGACGGAGAACGGCTGGTCCGGACCGCCGGGATTCACGCTGATCCTTCGCTGGAAGCATCCGTCTTCTCCGCGGCCCAAGGCCGCCAGGAAGTGTCGGCCGGCCGACACTCCGGAGCCCCCGGGCTGCCGGCGGATTCGCGCAGCCATCACGCCTTCCGGCCGGCGGCACGGATTCTTATCGTGGACGAAGATCCCGTGAACCTGCAGGTGCTGGGCAACCTCCTGGCCCTCCAGCCGTACACGATCGTTCAGGCGGCAAGCGGCCCTGAAGCCTTGGCCTCCATTACGGCCGAGAAGCCGGATCTGCTTCTGATCGACCTCATGATGCCCCGCATGACCGGCTATGACATCATCCGGCACATTCGCCGTCTCTACAAAGCCACCGAGCTGCCGATCCTGCTCGTGACGGACAAAGACCGTGTGGACGGCCTCGTCGAAGGCTTCGAAGCCGGAGCCAACGATTGTGTGACCAAGCCCGTCGTCAAAAAAGAACTGCTCGCCCGTATCGAACAGCAGCTGCAGCTGTACCGCATGCACCGTTCGCTCGAGATGCAGATGGAAGAGCGGACGCTCGCTCATGAAGAGACGAAGCTCAGGCTGCAGGAGTCGATGCGGGAGACGGCCGAAGCGGTCGCCGAGCTCTCCGTGGCGGAGGAGCGGGGCCGTGCGGCCCGCGAGATTCACGACATCGTGGGGCATACCCTGACGACGACCGTGGTCCAGATCGAGGCCGCCAAGCGGCTGATCGCCAAGAACGACGAGAAGGGCTTCCAGAAGCTCGATGTCTCCCAGGAGCTCGTCCGCAAAAGCCTGAACGAAATCCGCCACTCCGTGCACATGCTCTCGGCCAGCACGGCCGACTATGACCTGGCCGCCGCGCTTCGCCAGCTGCTTCACGACACTCAGGATACGTCGGGCATTGAAGTCGAGCACCGCATCTCCCCGATGCCGCCGCTGAGCGCCCTGCAGAAGAAGGTCATCTACCATGCCCTGCAGGAGGGGCTGGCGAACGGCATGCGGCATGGGGACAGCCGGCGCTTCCGTTTCCGTCTCACCCAGGAAGAGCGGGAGCTGCATTTCCTGCTGACCAACGACGGCAGGCCTTATACCGGAGCCCCCATGGGCTACGGCCTTACGGCCATGAAGGAGCGCGTCCAGCAGCTCGGCGGATCGATGAATCTCTCCGCCGGCGACCTGGACGGCTGCCGCCTGGACATCGTGCTGCCGGTCGACTAG
- a CDS encoding response regulator transcription factor, whose amino-acid sequence MNSATTIVLADDQTLMRDGLHTILTLEDDLEVVGTAENGQQALELVEQLRPNLVLMDIQMPVMNGIESTKRIKKQFPETIILILTTFAEDDYIVEGLANGASGFLLKDMPGDKLIQSIRDCVKGQLMMPAVIASKLAARLSSASAAATAEFDPKRLKSEGISFTEREKNIISLMMEGKNNRQIAGLLFMSEGTVKNYVSMIYNKIGTNDRTKAILALKEWMTP is encoded by the coding sequence ATGAACAGCGCTACGACCATCGTCCTGGCGGACGACCAGACCCTCATGCGTGACGGGCTGCACACGATCCTGACCCTCGAAGATGATCTCGAGGTCGTAGGTACGGCCGAGAACGGCCAGCAGGCCCTTGAGCTTGTGGAGCAGCTGCGTCCGAATCTGGTGCTGATGGATATTCAAATGCCGGTGATGAACGGAATTGAGAGCACGAAGCGGATCAAAAAGCAGTTTCCCGAGACGATCATCCTCATTCTCACCACCTTCGCCGAAGACGACTATATTGTGGAAGGGCTTGCGAACGGCGCCTCGGGCTTCCTGCTCAAGGATATGCCGGGAGACAAGCTGATCCAGTCCATCCGCGACTGCGTGAAGGGCCAGCTCATGATGCCTGCTGTGATCGCTTCCAAGCTGGCGGCCCGGCTGTCCTCCGCCTCGGCGGCCGCCACCGCCGAGTTCGACCCGAAGCGGCTCAAGTCGGAGGGCATCTCCTTCACGGAGCGGGAGAAGAACATCATCTCGCTGATGATGGAAGGCAAGAACAACCGGCAGATCGCCGGCCTCCTGTTCATGAGCGAAGGCACCGTGAAGAACTATGTGTCGATGATCTACAACAAAATCGGCACCAACGACCGGACGAAGGCCATTCTTGCCCTGAAGGAATGGATGACTCCGTAA
- a CDS encoding nitroreductase family protein: MSQVNQTISAEEAILSRHSVRKYERDVVIPQAELDEILSLAHSAPSSWNLQHWRFLVIQEQANKDRLLPIAFNQQQVSDASVVVVVLGDLEANLIAPKIYESATPEIRDMMVGQINGAYENNPAVARDEAIRNASLAAMQLMLAARAKGYDTVPMGGYNPQALIQEFKIPARYVPVMLLPIGKAASPARATERLPLDNVVINESF; the protein is encoded by the coding sequence ATGAGCCAAGTAAACCAAACCATCAGCGCGGAAGAAGCGATTCTGTCCCGCCATTCCGTACGCAAATACGAGCGTGACGTAGTCATCCCGCAAGCCGAGCTGGATGAAATCCTCTCCCTGGCGCACAGCGCACCTTCTTCGTGGAACCTGCAGCACTGGCGTTTCCTCGTGATTCAGGAGCAGGCGAACAAGGACCGTCTGCTGCCGATCGCGTTCAACCAGCAGCAGGTATCCGACGCTTCCGTCGTTGTCGTGGTGCTCGGCGACCTGGAAGCGAACCTTATCGCTCCGAAGATCTATGAATCCGCGACGCCGGAGATCCGCGACATGATGGTCGGCCAGATCAACGGCGCGTATGAGAACAATCCGGCCGTTGCCCGCGACGAGGCGATCCGCAACGCATCCCTGGCGGCTATGCAGCTGATGCTGGCGGCCCGTGCCAAAGGCTACGACACCGTACCGATGGGCGGCTACAACCCGCAGGCTCTCATCCAGGAGTTCAAGATTCCTGCGCGCTATGTACCGGTAATGCTTCTGCCGATCGGCAAAGCGGCAAGCCCTGCCCGTGCGACTGAGCGTCTGCCGCTCGACAATGTTGTCATCAACGAGAGCTTCTAA
- a CDS encoding DUF4870 domain-containing protein, with the protein MKPMEPGRPISEKEDIERNKTSAVLAYILFFLPLLTAKDSRFAMYHANQGLLLLLTAMAFNIILGLIPVIGWLLMPVTNLAVLVLAVLGMVKAARGERRPLPVVGSFTLIPSPE; encoded by the coding sequence ATGAAACCGATGGAACCCGGCCGACCGATCTCCGAGAAGGAAGACATCGAGCGGAACAAAACGTCCGCCGTGCTGGCCTACATTCTGTTTTTCCTGCCGCTCTTGACCGCCAAAGACTCCCGCTTCGCCATGTATCATGCGAACCAGGGACTTCTTCTGCTGCTGACCGCGATGGCATTCAATATTATTCTGGGCCTGATCCCCGTCATCGGCTGGCTGCTTATGCCCGTCACGAACCTGGCTGTTCTCGTCCTTGCCGTGCTTGGCATGGTGAAGGCCGCAAGGGGAGAGCGCCGGCCGCTGCCGGTTGTCGGCTCCTTCACGCTGATCCCTTCGCCTGAATAA
- a CDS encoding sensor histidine kinase encodes MPFSKVFFVNVSLLVTLSYLVNLGYKYTADRFGWWTAMSARAREALVVALLVSAGWVTMLFGLQINESMLFDLRLVPVIVSIFVFRRASLPLLVGIGIGLVRLTLGWNYAALAGFFNLSLLGFAATGLSLWFRQTQVGYPANFVISLLAINVLNAVNLSLFGAIPSWIYVTTIMPYTLPLGTLLSALFLFILRDFYLDRKRTGELRATNRLLMRQKKELERAKAALEEQARELRMASRYKSEFLANMSHELRTPLNSIITLSQLTADGHEGRFTEEEVQYLGIIRASGEELLRQINDILDLSKMEAGHLEFHHEEVSVHEIAQILEHTFSWAAGQKGLTFSVTAAGDIPEIIRTDGARVHQILKNLLTNAVKFTEQGSVGLDIRKEHEGPGGEAGSWVAFAVTDTGIGISRDKHALIFEAFRQADGSISRRYGGTGLGLSISLELAKRLGGHLGVESEPGKGSRFTLYLPVHPEDDQRSSS; translated from the coding sequence ATGCCCTTTTCCAAAGTATTCTTCGTCAATGTCTCGCTCCTCGTTACGCTCTCTTACCTCGTGAACCTGGGGTATAAATATACGGCCGACCGGTTCGGCTGGTGGACCGCCATGTCCGCAAGAGCGCGCGAAGCCCTGGTGGTGGCTCTGCTGGTGTCCGCCGGCTGGGTGACGATGCTCTTCGGTCTGCAGATCAATGAAAGCATGCTCTTCGATCTCCGTCTGGTGCCGGTGATTGTGAGCATTTTTGTGTTCAGGAGGGCTTCGCTCCCTCTATTGGTCGGCATCGGCATCGGTCTGGTCCGCCTGACCCTCGGCTGGAATTATGCGGCCTTGGCCGGCTTCTTCAATCTGTCGCTGCTTGGATTCGCCGCCACCGGCTTGTCCCTCTGGTTCCGGCAGACACAGGTGGGCTATCCGGCGAACTTCGTCATCTCGCTGCTCGCGATCAATGTGCTCAATGCAGTGAATCTGTCGCTGTTCGGTGCGATCCCCTCATGGATCTATGTGACCACGATCATGCCGTATACGCTGCCGCTCGGGACACTGCTCAGCGCCTTGTTCCTGTTCATTCTCCGGGATTTCTATCTTGACCGGAAGCGGACTGGGGAGCTCCGCGCGACGAACCGGCTGCTGATGAGGCAGAAGAAGGAGCTCGAACGGGCGAAGGCGGCGCTCGAGGAGCAGGCGCGGGAGCTGCGGATGGCCTCCCGGTACAAATCGGAGTTTCTGGCGAACATGTCGCATGAGCTGCGGACGCCGCTGAACAGCATCATCACGCTCTCGCAGCTGACCGCCGATGGGCATGAGGGGCGCTTCACGGAGGAGGAGGTGCAGTACCTCGGCATCATCCGGGCGTCCGGCGAAGAGCTGCTGCGGCAGATCAACGATATTCTCGATCTCTCAAAGATGGAAGCGGGCCATCTGGAATTTCACCACGAGGAGGTTTCCGTCCACGAGATCGCGCAGATTCTGGAGCATACCTTCTCCTGGGCCGCAGGGCAAAAGGGACTCACCTTCTCCGTCACCGCCGCCGGGGATATTCCCGAGATCATCCGGACGGACGGGGCCCGGGTGCATCAAATTCTCAAGAACCTGCTGACCAATGCCGTCAAATTCACCGAACAGGGCAGCGTGGGGCTGGATATCCGCAAGGAGCATGAAGGGCCCGGGGGAGAGGCGGGGTCCTGGGTGGCCTTTGCGGTGACCGATACGGGCATCGGGATCAGCAGGGACAAGCATGCGCTGATCTTCGAAGCGTTCCGCCAGGCGGACGGGTCGATCTCCCGGCGTTACGGCGGTACGGGTCTGGGCCTGTCCATCTCGCTGGAGCTGGCCAAGCGGCTGGGCGGGCACCTTGGCGTAGAGAGCGAGCCCGGAAAGGGCAGCCGGTTCACCTTGTATCTGCCCGTGCATCCGGAAGACGATCAGCGAAGTTCATCCTAG
- a CDS encoding response regulator transcription factor, protein MKKVVIVDDELAIRKGLRTLIDWERYGFEVAGDAANGREGLRLHAELAPDLMVVDIKMPGMDGLQLLGEIRKTDPVCRFLVLSGYADFQYAKQAIGCGVNGYMLKPVDEEEMHRELERIAAEMEDKAQTARLSRSKRREELLRAVLHGGAAAEGVGPEELEELTGGQGRICGILLLAVSSSASAGAGGAPTAAEAYGTAKSWLTEAFDTCGCGFVFPAEPYIGLLLYENPGMPKVRQRLYDELSEGLGALGLTFTAAAGPAAGSPEGLAASYAGACRLLGQRFLLGGAEIHTRLGAEVEELLAAEAEPAEKAAAAAEKSAEKLYFALDLGDKEGVRDALAEAGRWMLRQDPAEQAVKTQFAQLITVVLGKLSADGTAGMPRVQEGMPVVTGIYEQPSYQDLLRYVGSAFDKLIDAAGSTSSEPVLKQMLHFIQRHYSENLKLETLAELFKYNSGYLGKLFKNYTGDSFHTYLDKVRIRRAIELLGEGLKVHQVAQLVGYANVDYFHSKFKKYVGMPPSAYKEKPQRAEVKVGGNV, encoded by the coding sequence ATGAAGAAAGTCGTGATTGTCGATGATGAGCTCGCGATCCGTAAAGGGCTTCGCACGCTGATCGACTGGGAGCGGTACGGATTTGAAGTGGCGGGCGACGCGGCGAACGGCAGGGAGGGGCTGCGGCTGCACGCGGAGCTGGCGCCGGACCTGATGGTGGTCGATATCAAAATGCCGGGCATGGACGGGCTGCAGCTGCTCGGCGAAATCCGGAAGACGGACCCGGTATGCCGGTTCCTGGTCCTGAGCGGCTACGCGGACTTCCAGTATGCCAAGCAGGCCATCGGGTGCGGCGTGAACGGGTACATGCTGAAGCCCGTGGATGAGGAGGAGATGCACCGGGAGCTGGAGCGGATCGCCGCCGAGATGGAGGATAAGGCGCAGACGGCCCGGCTCAGCCGCTCCAAGCGCCGCGAAGAGCTGCTGCGGGCCGTACTGCATGGCGGTGCGGCAGCGGAAGGCGTGGGACCCGAGGAGCTGGAGGAATTGACCGGAGGTCAGGGCCGTATCTGCGGCATTCTGCTCCTGGCGGTGAGCTCGAGTGCGAGTGCCGGTGCGGGAGGGGCGCCTACGGCGGCGGAAGCTTATGGGACCGCGAAGAGCTGGCTGACGGAGGCGTTCGACACGTGCGGCTGCGGCTTCGTGTTCCCGGCGGAGCCTTACATCGGCCTGCTGCTCTACGAGAACCCGGGCATGCCGAAGGTCCGGCAGCGGCTCTACGATGAGCTGAGCGAGGGACTCGGCGCGCTGGGCCTGACCTTCACGGCAGCGGCCGGTCCGGCGGCAGGCAGCCCGGAGGGCCTGGCGGCCTCCTACGCGGGGGCGTGCCGGCTGCTCGGGCAGCGCTTCCTGCTGGGCGGCGCCGAGATTCATACGCGGCTCGGCGCGGAAGTCGAGGAGCTGCTGGCTGCGGAGGCGGAGCCCGCGGAGAAGGCGGCGGCCGCTGCGGAGAAGAGCGCCGAGAAGCTCTACTTTGCCCTGGACCTCGGGGACAAGGAGGGGGTGAGGGACGCACTGGCCGAGGCCGGGCGCTGGATGCTGCGCCAGGATCCGGCGGAGCAGGCGGTGAAGACCCAATTCGCCCAGCTGATCACGGTGGTGCTCGGCAAGCTGTCCGCCGACGGGACTGCGGGGATGCCCCGCGTCCAGGAGGGCATGCCGGTCGTGACGGGGATCTACGAGCAGCCGAGCTATCAAGACCTGCTCCGCTATGTGGGCAGCGCCTTCGACAAGCTGATCGACGCGGCCGGCAGCACGAGCAGCGAGCCGGTACTGAAGCAGATGCTGCATTTTATCCAGCGGCACTACAGCGAGAACCTGAAGCTCGAGACGCTCGCGGAGCTGTTCAAATACAACAGCGGCTATCTCGGCAAGCTCTTCAAGAACTACACCGGCGACAGCTTCCACACTTATCTCGACAAGGTGCGCATCCGGCGGGCGATCGAGCTGCTCGGCGAAGGGCTCAAGGTGCACCAGGTCGCCCAGCTCGTCGGCTATGCCAATGTCGACTACTTCCACAGCAAGTTCAAGAAGTACGTCGGCATGCCGCCGTCCGCGTACAAGGAGAAGCCGCAGCGCGCCGAAGTGAAGGTTGGCGGAAACGTCTAG
- a CDS encoding EamA family transporter translates to MKNKGVIMVLAAAVAWGLSGIGAQLFFSHFDSTPGWLVSVRMLCAGGLMILLHSLLQGVKSTFSVWSHKKDRRSLLVFGLVGMLGVQYTFFEAIDKGNAATATLLQYLGPVFIIAYVSVHRRRMPGGRELSAFALALIGIFLMTTGGSFGSLTMSVEAFVWGIVTALAAAFYTLYPGRLIAAWGSVPVVGWSMIIGGTGLSILHPPWVFDWSQASLYMGGLLAFIVIIGTIIPFFLFLESLRYVTAAKASILSSAEPLTSVLVGTLFLHIPMDAVQLLGSLCIILTVIVLTLPSRRKEEAAEEPAVTG, encoded by the coding sequence ATGAAGAACAAGGGCGTCATCATGGTATTAGCCGCGGCCGTTGCCTGGGGATTGTCGGGCATCGGGGCGCAGCTGTTTTTCTCGCATTTCGATTCGACTCCCGGCTGGCTCGTATCCGTGCGCATGCTGTGCGCCGGAGGGCTGATGATTCTGCTGCATAGTCTGCTGCAGGGAGTGAAGAGCACCTTCTCTGTATGGTCGCATAAGAAGGACCGCCGTTCGCTGCTCGTTTTCGGGCTGGTCGGCATGCTGGGGGTGCAGTATACGTTCTTCGAAGCGATTGACAAGGGCAATGCGGCCACCGCTACCCTGCTCCAGTACCTGGGGCCGGTCTTCATCATCGCTTACGTGTCGGTTCACCGGCGCCGGATGCCCGGCGGCCGGGAGCTGTCGGCCTTCGCGCTGGCGCTGATCGGCATCTTCCTCATGACGACCGGAGGCTCTTTCGGCTCCCTGACCATGTCGGTGGAAGCTTTCGTATGGGGGATCGTGACGGCGCTCGCTGCGGCGTTCTACACGCTCTACCCCGGCCGGCTGATCGCCGCCTGGGGCTCGGTGCCTGTCGTCGGCTGGAGCATGATCATCGGGGGAACGGGACTTTCCATTCTGCATCCCCCCTGGGTATTCGACTGGAGCCAGGCTTCGCTGTACATGGGCGGTCTGCTCGCTTTCATTGTCATCATCGGAACGATTATCCCATTTTTCCTGTTCCTAGAGAGCCTTCGCTATGTGACGGCCGCCAAGGCAAGCATCCTGAGCAGCGCAGAGCCGCTGACTTCCGTGCTGGTCGGTACGCTGTTCCTTCACATCCCGATGGATGCGGTGCAGCTGCTGGGGAGCTTGTGCATTATTCTTACCGTTATCGTCCTGACCCTGCCGTCCCGCCGCAAGGAGGAGGCTGCCGAAGAGCCGGCGGTCACGGGGTAG
- the yhfH gene encoding protein YhfH, translating to MHMRSSEFYENLPLKCCDTCGSAIEEMADCYSSTCTSCRGLTFYPLSPLTRSLADPTYSSE from the coding sequence ATGCACATGCGATCAAGCGAGTTCTACGAGAACCTGCCTCTCAAATGCTGCGACACCTGCGGCAGTGCGATAGAAGAGATGGCGGACTGCTACAGCAGCACCTGTACGTCCTGCCGGGGTCTTACCTTCTATCCGCTCAGTCCCCTTACCCGTTCCTTGGCCGACCCGACTTATAGCAGCGAATGA
- a CDS encoding sensor histidine kinase has translation MNPVTALIRWSNNINIRNKLILAFILVVFIPVMLVGGFLTYEFRKTVLDHATQQTSNNVDKIKQRTLEIIRMPIEVSNKLLVDPRLSTLVNTRYDSTYEVVEAYRNYAEFKEYMKLYKEIVNIRFYTTNPTLIDNWDFIQPDTKTMGSFWYRHAMSNNRDTISWHYIEDETKNSQKYLSLVRRVVFHDYRTSGVLVINVNADSLNAMVRQEPFDTMLLDERGYVVAAKNPAWVGRNAAELQLGPDFLNMMTGTYEAVFGGKPSKVLVEDLLPEASGNGLKIVSIFTIESIVSGANRISLMGLIIILTSLSIAMVLIYFSSKLLSSRLFRLKEQLVQVSTGNLNVASTIDGNDEIGMLSRQFNYMVESIRELMEEVSESNRQKSQLELQQRDIKLKMMASQINPHFLFNALESIRMKAHMQGQAELAAIVRSLGKLLRKNLEIGGGRIPLTEELEIVRCYLEIQTFRFEDRLTFKLELDPLARDVPLPPLMIQPLVENAIIHGLESREEGGVVEVRTKLEDDHLRVEVIDNGLGIPPERMAFIERSLADSDGEGEHRIGLRNVHQRLSLTYGEGYGLQITSGPDAGSRIHFMIPIGG, from the coding sequence ATGAATCCGGTTACAGCACTTATCCGCTGGTCCAACAACATCAATATCCGCAACAAGCTCATTCTTGCTTTTATCCTCGTCGTCTTTATTCCCGTGATGCTTGTCGGCGGCTTTCTGACCTATGAGTTCCGCAAGACGGTGCTTGACCACGCGACGCAGCAGACCTCGAACAACGTGGATAAAATCAAGCAGCGTACGCTCGAGATCATCCGGATGCCGATCGAGGTATCGAACAAGCTGCTGGTGGATCCCCGCCTCAGCACGCTCGTCAACACGCGTTACGACTCAACCTATGAGGTGGTGGAGGCCTACCGGAACTACGCCGAATTCAAGGAATACATGAAGCTGTACAAGGAGATTGTCAACATCCGATTCTATACGACGAATCCGACGCTGATCGACAACTGGGATTTTATCCAGCCGGACACGAAGACGATGGGATCCTTCTGGTACCGCCATGCGATGAGCAACAACCGCGATACGATCTCCTGGCATTATATCGAGGACGAGACGAAGAACAGTCAGAAGTATCTCAGCCTGGTGCGGCGCGTGGTGTTCCATGACTACCGGACCTCGGGGGTGCTGGTCATCAATGTCAATGCCGATTCCCTGAATGCCATGGTACGGCAGGAGCCGTTCGATACGATGCTGCTGGATGAGCGGGGGTATGTCGTGGCCGCGAAGAACCCGGCGTGGGTCGGACGCAATGCGGCGGAGCTGCAGCTCGGACCCGATTTCCTGAACATGATGACCGGAACCTATGAAGCCGTGTTCGGAGGGAAGCCGTCGAAGGTGCTCGTCGAAGACCTGCTGCCTGAAGCGAGCGGCAACGGGCTTAAGATCGTGTCGATATTTACGATTGAGAGCATCGTCAGCGGAGCCAACCGGATTTCCCTGATGGGCCTGATTATTATCCTGACCAGCCTGTCGATCGCGATGGTGCTCATCTACTTCTCCTCGAAGCTGCTGTCGAGCCGCCTGTTCCGGCTCAAGGAGCAGCTGGTGCAGGTGTCCACGGGGAACTTGAACGTGGCCTCGACCATCGACGGGAACGACGAGATCGGAATGCTGTCGCGCCAGTTCAACTACATGGTGGAGAGCATCCGGGAGCTGATGGAAGAAGTAAGCGAGTCCAACCGCCAAAAAAGCCAGCTCGAGCTGCAGCAGCGGGACATTAAGCTGAAGATGATGGCGAGCCAGATCAATCCGCATTTTCTGTTCAACGCGCTGGAGTCGATCCGGATGAAAGCCCATATGCAGGGTCAGGCCGAGCTTGCCGCGATCGTCCGGTCCCTCGGCAAGCTGCTCCGCAAAAATCTGGAGATCGGCGGAGGGCGGATTCCGCTGACCGAGGAGCTGGAGATCGTGCGCTGCTACCTCGAGATCCAGACGTTCCGCTTCGAGGACCGGCTGACGTTCAAGCTCGAGCTCGACCCGCTGGCGCGCGATGTCCCGCTGCCCCCGCTGATGATCCAGCCGCTCGTGGAGAATGCGATCATCCACGGCCTCGAGAGCCGGGAAGAGGGTGGCGTCGTCGAGGTGCGGACGAAGCTGGAGGACGACCACCTGCGGGTCGAGGTGATCGACAACGGCCTCGGGATCCCTCCGGAGCGCATGGCGTTCATCGAACGATCGCTGGCGGACAGTGACGGCGAAGGGGAGCACCGGATCGGGCTGCGCAATGTGCACCAGCGGCTCAGCCTGACTTACGGCGAAGGGTACGGGCTGCAGATTACGAGCGGGCCGGATGCCGGCAGCCGCATCCATTTTATGATACCGATAGGGGGATAA